The Pseudomonas multiresinivorans DNA window TGGATGCGCTGGACGGCGACACCGACGGCGCCTTCAGTCGCCTGCTGGAGGTCGAGCGGCTGATGCAGCTGCAGCATGTGCCGGAACCCATCTACCGCGGCCCGCTGCTGCTCGCCAGCGGCGCGTTGAACCTGCGGCAGAACCGGGCGGGCCCGGCGCGGGAAGTCCTGCAACGCGTGGCCGCGCGCTACCGTACCGACTCCCTCTGCCCGCCGGCGGCGGCGCCGGACCAGATCCTGCGGGTCGAACACCACCTGGCGCTGGCCGAACTCTACGACGGCGACGTGGATGCCGCGCAGCAGAGGCTGCTGGCAATGTTGCCGGACCTGCTGCGCCAGGGGCGCAACACCCTGGCCTGCGACGTCTGGCTGGCGCTGGCCGAAGTACATTTCATCGCCGGCAGCCTGGACGAGGCGCGCAGCGCGCTGGACGAGGGCGTTGCCCTGGCCCAGCGTTTCGGCCTGCTCTCCACCCTGCGCGACACCCAGCGCCGCCAGCCGGGCCTGTTCGGTCTGCGCCCGCATGCCGGCGAGATGGCCCCGCACAACCTGCTGAGCCTGCGTGAGCTGTCGGTACTGGAATTGATCGCCCGTGGCTGTTCGAACCTGGAAATCGGCGAGCGGCTGTACATCTCCCTGCACACGGTGAAGACCCATGCGCGCCGGATCAACGGCAAACTCGGCGTGGAGCGGCGCACCCAGGCGGTGGCGCGGGCGAAGGAGCTGGGGTTGCTGAAGGTCTGAGGCGTCAGTGCAGTGCCTTGGGTGGCACGCTGATGTCAGCCAGGCGCTGGGCCAGGCGCATCTGCTCGGCGGCATCTTCGCTGAGCAGCATGGCCCGTTCGAGGTCGTAGCGTTCCGCCTGCGGGCAGTCCAGCACGTGGTAGAGGTCGGCGCGCGCGAGGTGATCGCTGGCGCTGGGCGGCCCCAGTTCCAGCACGCGCTGGGCATCCTTCAATGCCGCCAGTGGTTCCCCGGCAGCGAGGTGCAGTTGACGCAGATTGCGTGACAGGCGCTGCAGCATATCGGTAGCGCTGGCCGTGCGCAGGTGCTCGGCGGACAGCTCGACGCTGGCGCCCATCTGGCGAGCCAGCAGGTCGCGGCAGTCGCGGGTATAAAGACGGCGGCCGGTGGCCGGGTCGAGCAGGTGGTCGGCGCCGGGCACCCGTAGCAGGAAACGGCCTGGAAAGTTCACGCCGACCAGGGTGATGCCATTGCGGCGCGCCATCTCCAGGGCGATCAGCGCCAATGACAGCGGTTGGCCGTGGCGGCGTTGCAGAACCTGGGGGAGCAGGGCGGCGCGCGGGTGCAATGGGTACTCGTCATCCTCGGCAAAGCCCAGTTCGCTCAACCGGCGCAGCAGGAACTGCGCACGCTCCGCATCGCCGGTGCCCTGGGGCAGCGCTACTGCGACCTGGTGGGCGAGCGAGTCGAAGAGCCGCAGCGCATGTTCCGGCGGCAGGTGCGGCTCGTGCTCGGTGGCGATCCACAGAGCGGCTTCGAACAGGGCTGGCGGGTCCTGGGCAAGGCAGGCAAGGCAGGCTTGACGCGGGTCCATGGCGTTCTCCGGCTGACCCTGCGGTTGTAACCGGAGCAATGGGTGCTCGTCCAGTGGTGCGGTCGTCGCCCGTGAAGGTGATGTGACAGGCGCTGCCTATACTCAGGAAGGTCCGTCTACGGACCGTTGTCCACCCACAGCAAGGGAGCGCCGCCATGTTCGACATGATGGAAGCCACCCGGCTCGAGTCGCTGCATCTCTTCCAGGACCCGGCCACGGGACTCAAGGCCATCATCGCCATCCACAACTCCCGACTCGGGCCGGCGCTGGGTGGCTGTCGCTATCTTCCTTATCCCAGTTATGACGCCGCGCTGCGCGACGCCGCGCGCCTGGCCCAGGGCATGAGCTACAAGGCGGCGTTGGCCGGCCTGCGCCAGGGCGGCGGCAAGGCGGTGATCCTGCGCGCCCCGCACGTCAATAATCGCGGCGAACTCTTCGAAGCCTTCGGTCGCGCGATCGATTCCCTGGGCGGCGCGTACATCACGGCGGTAGACAGCGGCACCTCGAGCGCCGACATGGACTGCATCGCCCAGTTCACCCGCCATGTCACCAGTACCACCAGCGGTGGCGATCCTTCCCCGCATACCGCTCTGGGCGTTTTCGCCGGCATTCGCGCCAGCGCCCAGGCGCGCCTGGGCAGTGATGATCTCGATGGGCTGCGCGTAGCGATCCAGGGACTGGGGAACGTGGGGTATGCGCTGGCCGAACATCTGTCGGCGGCGGGCGCCGAACTGCTGGTCAGCGATATCGACGCAGGCAAGGTGCAGCTCGCCGTGGAGCAACTGGGTGCGCGCCCGGTGCCCAATGAAGCGTTGCTCACTACCCCTTGCGACATCCTTGCGCCCTGCGGGTTGGGCGGTGTGCTGACTTCTCAGACAGTGGGCCACCTGCGCTGTGCTGCCGTCGCCGGAGCGGCCAATAATCAGCTGGCGCATCCTGAGGTGTCAGATGAACTGGAGGGCAGGGGCATCCTCTATGCACCGGACTACGTGATCAACTCCGGCGGCTTGATCTACGTGGCCCTGCAGCACCAGGGCGAGTCACTGCCGACCATTACCGCGCACCTGTCTCGTATCGCCGAGCGCCTGACCGAAGTCTATGCCCACGCACAGGCCGATCACTTGTCGCCGGCCCGGGTGGCCGACAAGCTGGCTGAGCGGATTCTCTACGGGGAATATTCAGGGCACTGAGCTTCGTGCCGCCGTACGTCACTCCTCGGCGGCGCCCTCGCTGAAGATGTCGTTGAGCGCATCGGGCTGGTTCTTGAAGGCCCGGGCGAAGGCGTCGCGATTCTTGGCCATGAAGATGCCGATCTCCTCGAGCTGATCTTCCTTGAGCGAAGGCACCGCCTTCTCCAGTACCTCGGCCAGCGTTTCCGCCAGTTCCAGCATCTTGTCGTGCCGGTCGGCTTCTGCCTTATCCATGAACAGGCGCTCCGGATCGCGGCTGCTGCGGTACACCACTTCGACGGCCATTCATCACCTCTGTGCCTTCTCTTTGATTGGGGGGAGCAAATTTACTGGTTGTTTATACAGTAAAGTGATTGCGCAATGCTACTGCTGCTGTGCGAATCGTTGTCAGCAGCGTAGACGCAGGAAGGGTAAGTGCCTGTATCTGGCCAGCATCGGTGGGCGGCCCAAAGCGGTGCGCACGCCCTGTTGGCGCGCGCCAGCGCGCCAGGTGACTGGCGCAATGAATCGTCAGTCAGATGGCTCTGAAGGAAGGAGTTCTTGCGGAGGGAGACGTCAGGACGCGATCGGCAGGCCGTTATCGCCGCGCGTCATGGCAGCCAGCAGCTGCGGCGCTGTGCCGCCTTGCTCGATGGCGATGCCGAACCGGATGCTCTGGATGAAGCGCTGGAGTTGCTCCGGGTCCTGCAGCTGGGGATTGCGGATCAGCCGGCGCGCGGTCACACCCTCTTCGGTGGAGAGGGTAAGGACGATGCTGCCGTCGGGCCGTTCAACGCTGAAGTTGACGCGGTATTGGTCCTGAAAGGCGTCGGTCAGCGTCTGAAAGGGACTATCCATCACTCGTTCCTGCCTGTTGTGGGGCGTGCCTCTGGATGGACCGGGGCGCAGCCGAAAAAGTTCGCAGTCATATTCGCGCAGTCGATCTGTGCCATGACTGCGCAAGATCAATGGCGTAGCACTTGCAGGCTTCACGCCAACCAAGCCTTGTATTGCGGAGAACCGACGAATGAAACAGAACTGGGCCGAGCGCCTGAGCGAACGGATGCACGGCTGTGCCGAATCCCTGGGCAATCTGCTGGTGGAGGGCTTCCACTACCTGGCGCTGTTCGCCATCGGGGGCACGGTGTTCTGGTCGGCGGCGGTGGCCTTCGGCGAGATGGTCGGCAAGGGCCATGCGAGCATCGACGACATCCTGCTGCTGTTCATCTACCTCGAATTGGGTGCGATGGTTGGCATCTACTTCAAGACCAACCACATGCCGGTGCGCTTCCTGATCTACGTGGCGATGACCGCGCTGACCCGCCTGATGATCGCCGACATCCAGCACAACCACGTGCCCGACGACGGCATCATCCTGGTCTCGGTGGCGCTGTTGCTGCTGGCGCTGGCGATCCTTGTGGTGCGTTACGCCTCCTCGCGCTTCCCCTCGCCGAGCTCCACGCAACGGGGTGGCGGTGAGCGCGATCTGATCAGCGACGACGAGCGCTGATCGCCCGCCGGCTTGATCCAGAGCCGCCGCTTGGGCGGCGGATGCACTACCATCGGTGCATCCGCCGCCTGAGAAGACCACTCCATGAAGGGATGGAAGCTGTTCGCACCCCTGCTGATCCTGGTGATCATCGCCATCACCCTTTACCTGCGCCTGCATACCCAGCCGCTGTTGCTGCAGGGTGAAGCGGACGCCACCAATGTCATTGTCGCCTCCAAGGCCAAGGGTCGGGTCGAAGTACTGCATGTGCGGCGTGGTGACGACGTGAAGCAGGGCCAGGTGCTGATTTCCCTCAGCAGCCCGGAGCTGCAGGCCCAGCTGGACTCCCTGCGCGCTGCGCGCAACCAGGTGCAGGCCAATCTCGACGAATCTCTCCACGGCACCCGCGAGGAAACCCTGCGCGCCCTGCAGGCCAGCCTGTCCCAGGCCCAGGCCGAGTTGCGCAATGCCGAGCTGGAGTACCAGCGCAATGAGGAACTGGCCGGGCGCGGCTTCGTTTCCCAGGCGCAGATGGACCTTTCCCGCCGCGGCCGCGACGTGGCGCGCAACCGCGTCGCCGAGGCCCAGGCCAATCTCGACCAGGGCAACCAGGGCGACCGCGAGGAGCGCCGGCAGGCGCTGGAAGCTGCCGTGCGCCGAGCCGACGCGCAGATTCTCGAACTGCAGGCCCAGACCGACGACCTCAACGTGGTGGCACCGGTGGACGGCGAGGTCGGGCCGATCCCGGCGGAGCAGGGCGAGCTGGTCAATGCCTACAGCCCGTTGCTCACGCTGGTGCGACTGTCCGACAGCTATTTCGTCTTCAACCTGCGGGAAGACATCCTTGCGGATGTGAAGAAAGGCGATGAAGTGGCCATCCAGGTTCCGGCATTGAAGGGCGCCGAGGTGAAGGCCAAGGTCAGCTACATCGCGCCTTTGGGCGATTTCGCGACCAAGCGGGCCACCCGCGCCACCGGTGACTTCGACCTGAAGACCTTCGAGGTGCGCCTCTATCCGGAGCAACCGGTGGCAGGCCTGCGACCCGGGATGAGCGCGCTGTGGCAGTGGAAGCAGTAAGGAGCAACCTGCGGCGCTTCGCCCAGGCCTTCGGTAGCGAGACGCGGGTCGCCCTGCGCAGCTGGACCATCCACTGGCTCGGCTGGCTCTGGCCGTTGCTGCTGTTCGTGGTGATCAGTGGCGTTTACCAGGCGGGCACGTTGCTGGACATGCCGGTGGCGGTGGTCGATGCCGACCACAGCAGCCTGTCGCGCCGCATCGTTCGCGAGCTGGATGCCGGCTCCCACGCCAAGGTCGAGGTGCTCGGCGGCGGCCTGCAGGAAGGCCTGCGCCGCCTGCGCATGGCCGACGACTATGCGCTGCTGTATATCCCCCGCGACTTCGAGGCGGATGCGCTGTCGGGTCGTCAGCCCGTTGCCGAGCTCTACTACAACTCGCTGTTCTATTCCGCCGGCTTCTACTCGACCCAGGATTTCAGCGGCCTCATGAGTTCGGTCAACGCCGAGCTGCGCCCGCGCCTGGCCGTGGGCATGGATCGCAGCATGCCGGCGCTGGCCAGTATCA harbors:
- a CDS encoding SirB1 family protein; this translates as MDPRQACLACLAQDPPALFEAALWIATEHEPHLPPEHALRLFDSLAHQVAVALPQGTGDAERAQFLLRRLSELGFAEDDEYPLHPRAALLPQVLQRRHGQPLSLALIALEMARRNGITLVGVNFPGRFLLRVPGADHLLDPATGRRLYTRDCRDLLARQMGASVELSAEHLRTASATDMLQRLSRNLRQLHLAAGEPLAALKDAQRVLELGPPSASDHLARADLYHVLDCPQAERYDLERAMLLSEDAAEQMRLAQRLADISVPPKALH
- a CDS encoding Glu/Leu/Phe/Val dehydrogenase family protein, giving the protein MFDMMEATRLESLHLFQDPATGLKAIIAIHNSRLGPALGGCRYLPYPSYDAALRDAARLAQGMSYKAALAGLRQGGGKAVILRAPHVNNRGELFEAFGRAIDSLGGAYITAVDSGTSSADMDCIAQFTRHVTSTTSGGDPSPHTALGVFAGIRASAQARLGSDDLDGLRVAIQGLGNVGYALAEHLSAAGAELLVSDIDAGKVQLAVEQLGARPVPNEALLTTPCDILAPCGLGGVLTSQTVGHLRCAAVAGAANNQLAHPEVSDELEGRGILYAPDYVINSGGLIYVALQHQGESLPTITAHLSRIAERLTEVYAHAQADHLSPARVADKLAERILYGEYSGH
- a CDS encoding YebG family protein, with the protein product MAVEVVYRSSRDPERLFMDKAEADRHDKMLELAETLAEVLEKAVPSLKEDQLEEIGIFMAKNRDAFARAFKNQPDALNDIFSEGAAEE
- a CDS encoding DUF3509 domain-containing protein, whose product is MDSPFQTLTDAFQDQYRVNFSVERPDGSIVLTLSTEEGVTARRLIRNPQLQDPEQLQRFIQSIRFGIAIEQGGTAPQLLAAMTRGDNGLPIAS
- a CDS encoding phosphate-starvation-inducible protein PsiE: MKQNWAERLSERMHGCAESLGNLLVEGFHYLALFAIGGTVFWSAAVAFGEMVGKGHASIDDILLLFIYLELGAMVGIYFKTNHMPVRFLIYVAMTALTRLMIADIQHNHVPDDGIILVSVALLLLALAILVVRYASSRFPSPSSTQRGGGERDLISDDER
- a CDS encoding HlyD family secretion protein, producing MKGWKLFAPLLILVIIAITLYLRLHTQPLLLQGEADATNVIVASKAKGRVEVLHVRRGDDVKQGQVLISLSSPELQAQLDSLRAARNQVQANLDESLHGTREETLRALQASLSQAQAELRNAELEYQRNEELAGRGFVSQAQMDLSRRGRDVARNRVAEAQANLDQGNQGDREERRQALEAAVRRADAQILELQAQTDDLNVVAPVDGEVGPIPAEQGELVNAYSPLLTLVRLSDSYFVFNLREDILADVKKGDEVAIQVPALKGAEVKAKVSYIAPLGDFATKRATRATGDFDLKTFEVRLYPEQPVAGLRPGMSALWQWKQ